The proteins below come from a single Scatophagus argus isolate fScaArg1 chromosome 15, fScaArg1.pri, whole genome shotgun sequence genomic window:
- the wdr89 gene encoding WD repeat-containing protein 89, translating to MEGLEERLKGLTIARRSRPQEPTYLLDVALQPTGLLAVTCSNFTIHLHNKDTLSLVGECQGHSGPLSGVVFSHTSPDLLYSGSADGTVRGWDVRRPGTEAAQMFKSDPSHSYCSLDLSCSDTLLCAGTEQVNDEDSFLVFWDIRKPGGDLLGVYSESHSDDVTQVRFHPRDKDRLATGSTDGLVNVFDLSRGAEEEALLATCNSDSSAGSVCWSGADYTQLLCLSHDEGLHLWDLSQLDTDEPLTIFSTSDARSLTPLADGGGVDYLVGGRWLEEAQKLLVVGGKNSGDLHLMECDDKGLRLLRSLEGGHTSTVRCFLWDAAEEALVTGGEDSQLLLWKPGGEELRTGKKESMKSESALRLKSRPHKKHGYQREKKAA from the coding sequence ATGGAGGGTTTAGAGGAGAGGCTCAAAGGTCTGACCATCGCGCGGCGGTCTCGCCCACAGGAGCCCACCTACCTGCTGGACGTCGCCCTGCAGCCCACTGGCCTGCTGGCCGTGACCTGCTCCAACTTCACCATCCACCTCCACAACAAGGACACTCTGAGCCTGGTGGGAGAGTGTCAGGGCCACAGCGGGCCACTTTCTGGTGTTGTTTTCTCCCACACCTCCCCTGACCTTCTCTACTCTGGTTCTGCTGACGGGACGGTCCGGGGGTGGGACGTCCGCCGCCCTGGGACAGAGGCAGCCCAGATGTTTAAAAGTGACCCGTCACACAGCTACTGTAGCTTGGACTTGAGCTGCAGCGACACACTCCTGTGTGCTGGCACCGAGCAGGTGAACGATGAAGACAGcttcctggttttctgggaCATTAGGAAACCCGGTGGTGACCTTCTCGGGGTCTACTCAGAGTCGCacagtgatgatgtcacacagGTACGCTTCCACCCTCGAGACAAAGACCGTCTGGCGACCGGCTCCACAGACGGCcttgtaaatgtttttgacCTGAGCCGAGGGGCGGAGGAGGAGGCGCTGCTGGCCACCTGCAACAGCGACTCGTCTGCTGGCTCGGTCTGCTGGTCCGGAGCAGATTACACCCAGCTGCTGTGCCTCAGCCACGACGAGGGGCTGCACCTGTGGGATCTGAGTCAGCTGGACACAGACGAGCCTCTTACCATTTTCAGCACCTCTGATGCTCGCAGCCTGACTCCTCTGGCTGATGGCGGAGGCGTGGATTACCTGGTGGGGGGCAGGTGGCTGGAGGAGGCCCAGAAGCTGCTGGTGGTGGGAGGGAAGAACAGCGGGGACCTCCACCTGATGGAGTGTGATGACAAGGGGCTTCGCCTGCTGAGGAGCCTCGAAGGAGGCCACACGTCCACAGTGCGCTGCTTCTTATGGGACGCAGCGGAGGAGGCTCTGGTCACCGGGGGTGAGGACTCTCAGCTGTTGCTGTGGAAACCTGGAGGGGAGGAGCTCAGGACAGGGAAAAAGGAATCTATGAAGAGCGAATCAGCTTTGAGACTCAAATCCAGGCCGCATAAAAAACACGGCtaccagagagaaaagaaggcagcataa
- the sgpp1b gene encoding sphingosine-1-phosphate phosphatase 1, whose translation MEKRSRLLELFHYSQDPHLVARFQHICGVRGTFSRTVSAGSTASTSKEADRAHPHNNGACHHHLTAENESEIMAVIGAGEGDKVQTTTAGVRKRFVGSNDVKNNGEESENSSQNGAAVSAATAGGETVGGGSNGHSLAGTTAAARGGHSGQGATREEEKETGKGREAPCPPGSSTLKPLRKNSLTGDAGQEFMIDNRFLYYLFTFGTELGNELFYITFFPFLMWNVDAFVSRRLIMVWVWVMYLGQCTKDVIGWSRPASPPVVKVEMLYNSEYSMPSTHAMSGTAIPFSLFFMTYGRWEYPFSLGFSLALCWCLLVCFSRIYMGMHSVLDVIAGVLYSVLILLFILPALDLIDNFNLTCRYAPLVIISLHLSLGLFSFNLDTWSTSRGDTAQILGSSAGVALASHVNHLLGLMPDPMPEQLPFAMPALSASLVGTAMLRLAVGVLVLMATRALMKAVTIPLVCWVFGVSSADVRKARQHMEVELPYRYIVYGTVGFSVLFLVPLLFSYMQLS comes from the exons ATGGAGAAAAGAAGTCGGCTTTTAGAGCTGTTCCACTATTCGCAAGACCCCCACCTTGTCGCCCGCTTTCAGCACATTTGCGGGGTACGCGGGACGTTTTCGAGAACCGTCTCTGCCGGTAGTACCGCCAGTACCAGCAAGGAAGCGGACCGGGCTCACCCGCACAACAACGGGGCTTGCCACCATCACCTCACCGCGGAAAATGAGAGTGAAATCATGGCCGTTATTGGAGCCGGGGAGGGCGACAAAGTACAAACGACAACAGCGGGCGTTCGGAAGAGGTTTGTCGGCTCTAACGATGTGAAAAACAACGGAGAGGAAAGTGAAAATTCTTCTCAGAACGGGGCAGCGGTGTCCGCGGCGACCGCCGGCGGAGAAACGGTTGGTGGGGGGAGTAACGGCCACAGCCTCGCCGGGACCACCGCCGCAGCTCGGGGCGGTCACAGCGGCCAAGGGGCGAccagagaagaggagaaggaaactGGGAAGGGCCGTGAAGCCCCATGTCCTCCGGGGAGCAGCACTCTGAAACCCCTTCGCAAAAACTCTCTCACGGGCGATGCCGGGCAGGAGTTCATGATCGACAACCGGTTCCTGTACTACCTGTTCACGTTCGGAACCGAGCTGGGCAACGAGCTCTTCTACATCACCTTCTTCCCCTTCCTCATGTGGAACGTGGACGCCTTCGTGAGCAGGAGGCTGATCATGGTGTGGGTCTGGGTCATGTACCTGGGTCAGTGCACTAAGGATGTGATCGGCTGGTCTCGGCCCGCTTCGCCGCCTGTGGTCAAAGTGGAGATGCTTTACAACTCGGAGTACAGCATGCCGTCCACACACGCCATGTCGGGCACGGCCATCCCCTTCTCCCTGTTCTTCATGACCTACGGCCGCTGGGAG TATCCCTTCTCACTGGGATTCAGCCTGGCCCTCTGCTGGTGTCTGCTGGTCTGCTTCAGCCGAATCTACATGGGGATGCACTCGGTCCTG GACGTCATCGCTGGTGTTTTGTACAGCGTTCTGATCCTGCTCTTCATCCTGCCGGCGTTGGACCTGATCGACAACTTCAACCTGACGTGCCGCTACGCTCCCCTCGTCATCATCTCCTTGCACCTCAGCCTGGGCCTTTTCTCCTTCAACCTGGACACCTGGAGCACCTCGCGGGGTGACACTGCTCAGATCCTGGGCTCGAGTGCCGGCGTGGCCCTGGCCTCCCACGTCAACCACCTCCTGGGTCTGATGCCCGACCCGATGCCAGAGCAGCTTCCCTTCGCCATGCCTGCCCTCAGCGCCAGCCTGGTGGGCACCGCCATGCTGCGACTCGCTGTGGGCGTGCTGGTGCTGATGGCCACTCGGGCGCTGATGAAGGCCGTCACCATCCCGCTGGTGTGCTGGGTGTTTGGAGTGTCGAGCGCTGACGTGAGGAAGGCCAGGCAGCACATGGAGGTGGAGCTTCCCTACCGCTACATCGTTTATGGGACGGTGGGCTTCAGCGTGCTCTTCCTGGTGCCGCTGCTCTTCAGCTACATGCAGCTTTCCTGA